A stretch of the Lactuca sativa cultivar Salinas chromosome 9, Lsat_Salinas_v11, whole genome shotgun sequence genome encodes the following:
- the LOC122195901 gene encoding ribosomal protein S14, mitochondrial, producing MSDKRNIQDQQRRLLAEKYELRRKLYKAFSKDTDLPNDVREKHRCKLADLPRNSSFTRAVNRCVFTGRARSVYQMFRVSRIVFRDLASRGLLHGVKKASW from the coding sequence aTGTCGGATAAACGAAACATACAAGATCAGCAACGCAGATTGCTCGCTGAGAAGTACGAATTAAGGAGAAAACTGTACAAAGCGTTCTCTAAAGATACCGATCTTCCAAATGACGTGCGGGAGAAACATCGTTGTAAGCTGGCTGATTTGCCGAGAAACAGTTCGTTCACTCGAGCAGTGAATCGGTGTGTTTTCACTGGTCGTGCTCGTTCCGTTTATCAGATGTTTCGAGTTTCTCGTATCGTGTTTCGTGATTTAGCATCCCGAGGTCTTTTGCACGGAGTTAAGAAAGCGTCGTGGTAG